A genome region from Nodosilinea sp. FACHB-141 includes the following:
- a CDS encoding ATP-dependent helicase: protein MTTAAPVDREAALQEIRAGLRRGQQALADWENGRLAVSAVPGSGKSTGMAAAAAIAIARHQLHLNRQLVLVTFTRSAAANLKAKVRGHLKALGLPQTSFTVSTLHGLALSIATRNPELSNLNLDTLTLVSPSQNNRILRACVEQWIVANPNSYYRLIEGRQFDGEETEQLRRQSVLRTEVLPSLAHTVIREAKSSGLMPAALLDLAQNVNHFLPGDVEDYDVLTIAAGLYDRYQTLLSQRGWIDYDDMILGALRTLDDPDSRRFWQGRTFAVFEDEAQDSSPLQTRLLTLLAADPDDPHGEPNLVRVGDPNQAINSTFTPADPVFFNQFCDDCRRQGRLVTMDQAGRSSGIIMAAANRMLAWVNQAQVAGPETPFRNQAIAPVDPDDPQLGANPEPLGAGVEILSPPTTLDSVKLITQRVSELYAANPETSFAILMREGRQGQFVGNLLRDPDLVGGVDLPAMGLKFYDVGEQDRQTQVPEEMLTLLQFIERPHSADRLKGALRVLVDRQRVPTQDLNALAQAPEQFLYPGPLDAPPDTEAARIARRYCAGLLRSRLELPPYSLFSFIGLTLGYNQSELATADKLAARVSQQIRNDDTLAAAIAVLQDIVGSERFTAVDTEDTDSLYTRPGQLTLITMHKAKGLDWDVVFLPFLHDKTIPGTLWVPPQGEFLGDFTLAEVARAQIRAHAHAGFAPGQGEIPDIISAWEQAKHLKAAEEYRLLYVAMTRAKRLLWMSAAQQAPFTWSKPENVQAANPCPVLPVLREWMGR from the coding sequence GGCATGGCGGCGGCGGCGGCGATCGCGATCGCCCGCCACCAGCTTCATCTCAACCGTCAGCTGGTGCTGGTTACCTTTACGCGATCGGCGGCGGCCAACCTCAAGGCCAAGGTGCGCGGCCACTTGAAGGCTCTCGGGCTGCCCCAGACCAGCTTTACGGTCTCGACGTTGCACGGGCTAGCCCTTAGCATCGCCACCCGCAACCCTGAACTCTCCAACCTGAACCTAGACACGCTGACGCTGGTTTCGCCCTCCCAAAATAACCGTATTCTGCGGGCCTGCGTGGAGCAGTGGATTGTGGCCAACCCCAACTCCTACTACCGCCTGATCGAAGGGCGACAGTTTGACGGCGAAGAAACCGAGCAGCTCAGGCGGCAGTCGGTATTGCGCACCGAGGTGCTGCCCAGCCTAGCCCACACGGTAATTCGCGAAGCTAAAAGCTCGGGGCTGATGCCCGCTGCCCTTCTGGATCTGGCCCAAAACGTCAACCACTTTCTGCCGGGAGATGTTGAAGACTACGACGTGCTCACCATTGCGGCCGGTCTGTACGATCGCTACCAAACCCTGCTCTCCCAGCGGGGCTGGATTGACTACGACGACATGATTTTGGGTGCCCTGCGTACCCTAGATGACCCTGACAGCCGCCGCTTTTGGCAGGGACGCACCTTCGCCGTGTTTGAAGACGAAGCGCAGGATTCTTCGCCGTTGCAGACTCGGTTATTGACCCTGCTGGCGGCCGATCCTGACGATCCGCATGGGGAGCCCAATCTAGTGCGGGTGGGCGACCCGAATCAGGCGATCAATTCTACGTTTACTCCGGCAGACCCGGTTTTCTTCAACCAGTTCTGCGACGATTGCCGCCGCCAGGGCCGCCTGGTGACAATGGATCAGGCCGGACGCAGCAGCGGGATTATTATGGCCGCTGCCAACCGCATGCTGGCCTGGGTTAACCAAGCGCAGGTGGCTGGGCCGGAGACTCCTTTTCGCAACCAGGCGATCGCCCCTGTAGACCCCGATGACCCTCAACTTGGGGCCAACCCAGAGCCGCTGGGGGCTGGGGTAGAAATTCTCTCGCCGCCAACCACGCTAGACTCCGTCAAGCTGATTACCCAGCGGGTCAGCGAGCTCTACGCTGCGAACCCTGAAACTAGCTTTGCCATTCTCATGCGGGAGGGTCGACAGGGACAATTTGTTGGCAACCTGCTGCGCGATCCTGATCTGGTCGGTGGTGTCGACCTGCCGGCCATGGGGCTGAAGTTCTACGACGTGGGGGAGCAAGACCGCCAAACTCAGGTACCCGAAGAAATGCTCACTCTGCTGCAATTTATCGAGCGGCCCCACTCCGCCGACCGGCTCAAGGGGGCGCTGCGGGTGCTGGTCGATCGCCAGCGAGTGCCCACCCAAGACCTCAACGCCTTGGCCCAGGCTCCTGAGCAGTTTCTCTACCCTGGCCCGCTGGATGCGCCGCCCGACACGGAAGCGGCGCGAATCGCGCGGCGGTACTGCGCCGGACTGCTGCGATCGCGCCTCGAACTGCCTCCCTACAGCCTGTTCTCCTTCATTGGGCTCACCCTGGGCTACAACCAGAGCGAGCTGGCCACCGCCGACAAACTCGCCGCCCGCGTCAGCCAGCAAATTCGCAATGACGATACGCTGGCGGCGGCGATCGCCGTGCTGCAAGACATTGTTGGCTCCGAGCGCTTCACTGCTGTCGACACCGAAGATACTGACTCGCTCTACACTCGCCCCGGCCAGCTCACCCTGATTACCATGCACAAGGCCAAGGGGCTCGACTGGGACGTCGTGTTTCTGCCCTTTCTCCACGACAAAACCATCCCCGGTACCCTGTGGGTGCCACCCCAGGGCGAATTTTTGGGCGACTTTACCCTGGCGGAGGTGGCCCGGGCGCAGATTCGCGCCCACGCCCACGCCGGTTTCGCCCCAGGGCAAGGCGAAATTCCTGACATTATTTCGGCCTGGGAGCAGGCCAAGCACCTCAAAGCGGCTGAAGAATACCGGCTGCTCTACGTCGCCATGACCCGCGCCAAGCGCCTGTTGTGGATGTCTGCGGCCCAGCAGGCCCCGTTTACCTGGAGCAAGCCAGAGAATGTGCAGGCGGCGAACCCCTGCCCAGTGTTGCCGGTGCTGCGAGAGTGGATGGGGAGATGA